CAGCTAGTCCTCAGCGTTTACAGCGTGGACTACCAGGGTATCTAATCCTGTTTGCTCCCCACGCTTTCGCGCCTCAGCGTCAGTCTCGGTCCAGGCAGTCGCCTTCGCCACTGGTGTTCCTCCCGATATCTACGCATTTCACCGCTACACCGGGAATTCCACTACCCTCTACCGGACTCTAGCTACGCAGTATCGAATGCAATTCCCAGGTTGAGCCCGGGGCTTTCACATCCGACTTACATAGCCGCCTACGCGCCCTTTACGCCCAGTGATTCCGATTAACGCTTGCGCCCTTCGTATTACCGCGGCTGCTGGCACGAAGTTTGCCGGCGCTTCTTCTTTGGGTAACGTCAACTCGCACAGCTATTAACCGTGCAACTTTCCTCCCCAATGAAAGTGCTTTACAACCCGCAGGCCTTCTTCACACACGCGGCATTGCTGGATCAGGCTTGCGCCCATTGTCCAATATTCCCCACTGCTGCCTCCCGTAGGAGTCTGGGCCGTGTCTCAGTCCCAGTGTGGCTGACCACCCTCTCAGGCCAGCTACCGATCGTCGCCTTGGTAGGCCTTTACCCCACCAACTAGCTAATCGGACGCGGGCTCATCCTTCGGCGTGAGCTTGAATCAGAGGCCCACTTTCCCCCGTAGGGCTTATGCGGTATTAATCCGGGTTTCCCCGGGCTATCCCCCACCAAAGGGCAGATTCCCACGCGTTACTCACCCGTCCGCCGCTCGCCGCCAGAAGAGCAAGCTCTTCCGCGCTGCCGCTCGACTTGCATGTGTTAGGCATGCCGCCAGCGTTCAATCTGAGCCAGGATCAAACTCTTCGGTTTAAACCTATTACCCGCTCAAATTAAAGCAGGTTCATAACTGCTAGCACATGCACACAGCAAAACCATATGCATGCACCCTATCTCTTTGTGCGCCGGGCACAACGCAAGCGCCCACACAAACCATCTGGTCTCAAATGTTAAAGATCCAGGGGAAAAACCCCTCAGCCCAAGGCTGTAAACCTCAGGCCATCAGCTCTGAACAACTAGGGCTTTACCCGTAGTGCGCGGATCTACCGCTGCTGAATAAGAAAGAACATTCTGCCTCGATTGCCTCTCCAAGTCAACTCTTAAAACCGGAGAAAAAACAATCGACTCGCCTCCTCCGTGAAACCTCTCGACCTCCGTGCCTGTCGCGACCCCGGCTCGTCTCAAGCCGCCGCGCCGCGTTAAGTGATGCGTATTCTAACGATATCAGAGCACGCGTCAACCCCTACCGTGAAAAAAATCGCTTAAGAGAGCGGCAGCCTTACATGCATCAAACTCGGATCATCCTCACTGACCTCGACTACAAAGCCCAATGCTTGATTTATCCTCAGCATCGCCTCATTCTCCCGTAACACCTCGCCATAAATCTCCCCCACCCCGCGCTCTCGAGCATACTTGATAATCCGCCGCATAAGCATCTTACCCAGTCCTAGCCCAGCAACACCAGGATCTAACATTATGTCGTATTCTGCCCCTTCAAGATCAGGGTCAGCACTAATGCGCACTATCCCCAACATCTTGGCACGCCCCGCTACACCTGGCTCGGTTACTACTAAGGCCATCTCACGGTCGTAGTCTATCTGGGTCAGGCGAGCTGACATCTCCTGGGGCAAAGTCTTTAACGCCTGGAAAAACCTCATCCGTACCTGCTCCGGCGGAGTTCTCTCGACCATCGCATTCAGCTGCGGCCCATCTTCCGGCAACACCGCCCTAAGCTGACACTGACGGCCATCGCGCAACTCGATTTGCTCGGTCAGGTGCTGCGGATATGGGCGGATGGGCAGATAATCAGCTGCTTCGCCAGGGTGAGGGCGCACCTCAACGCCCGCGTCTATGGCCAACACTCCTTGGCGGGTTGACCAGAGAGGGTTTATATCCAGAGATTTGACCGAACCAAAATCGATCACCATCTGCGCGAGCTTAATCATGGTCAGCGCTATCGCATCGAGATCGCCACCGCGCAGCCCGCTGCCCTTGAGCATCGAATAGATGCGGGTGCGCTGCATGATCTCGCGGGCAAGATGCATATTCAAAGGCGGCATGCCGCAGGCCCAATCGGCAATGGCTTCAGTCTCAGTGCCCCCATGACCGAAATAAATCACCGGCCCAAATTGCCCCCCAGGTCGAACCCCTACGGTAAGCTCGAAGGCCCCGTCGCGCCGGCTCATAGGCTGAACAGCAAAACCGTCAAATGCCGCATTGTCACCGCTAACCTTATGCAGCCGCTCCAGCATGGCCTGGGCTTGGGCGTATACCGCCGCCCCCCCTTCTAAATCGAGCACGACACCACCGACTTGTGATTTTAATTCCACCTCCGGAGACATCAGCTTGAGCACTACCGGTTGATCAAACTCCTCGGCAACCTCCGCTGCCTGCTCTGGATCAGAAGCTCGCCGAGTCTCCACAGACGGTATGCCATAAGCACTCAGCAGACGCTGGGTCTGATATTCATTGAGTTGATCGCGTCCTGCGGTCAGAGCCGCGGAGAGGATAAGCCGGGCCTGTTCATAATCGGGAGTAAAATCTTCCGGCACTGAAGGTGGGGTCTGCATCAACAAAGTCTGGCTACGCCGGTATTGCAGCAGCCGGCTGAAGGCACGCACTGCCTCCTCAGGATACTCAAAAGCCGGCACCTTATCCTCTAGGAAGGCTTTGCCACTCTCTCCCGCCGAATTCCCCCATGCCGCCAGCAGCGGTTTGCGCAACCGCTTAGCGTGCTTAACAATGACCTCGGCAACCTCTTGGCCATCGTCGCTAGCGCCTGGCGACTTGATTGCCAAGATGCCGCTCACCTGACGATCTCCACCGAGGATATCCAGTGCCTTATCATATTCTGACGCCCCAGCATCGCCGCCAAGGTCGAGAGGATTATCACTAGCCTCAGGGTCGCGTGCTAAGCCGGCGAGCTTGTCACTACTTTCAGCGCTGATCCTCTGCGGGGAATTGTCATAACGACGCAGAGCGTTGCCGGCCAGCAAGCCCAGACTGCGGCTGTTGCCTATGATGCCGAGTGTTCCATCACGCCCTGGAGGGCGACTCGTCTCCAGGATCTCAACCGCGCTGAATAACTCCTCAAGATCATCTACCCGCACCACACCGGCTCGGCGGAAGGCGGCATCATAAACAAAATCATCTATCTCATCTGCTCCAACCTCGACTGGTTTAAGCACTATTACTGGCTTCATGCGCGCCAACCGGCGAAGCGCCGACATAAACTTGCGGGTTCGGCGCACCCGCTCCAGATAAACTATTACAGCTCGGGCGCGGTGATCGGTGGCGAGGTAATCGAAGCTATCACCAAGATCGACATCTACGGCACCGCCAATATGAATCACGTGAGACAGCCCAGCGCCATGTTCAGCGCACCACTGCAGCGCAGCGCCGGCCATGGCCGACGACTTGGTCACCAGAGCCGCCCGGCCCGGCTCCAGGGTGACCGGCATAGTTGAGGCGTGCAGACCTAGATGGGGCACACTCAGGCAGCTGCTACCTGGCCCAACAACCCTTATCATGTACGGCCGAGCTGCCTCCAATAGGGCCTGCTCCAACTCCTTACTGCGTTCATAGCTACAATCGGGCGATACAGAGCGCGCTACCATAACACCGCGAGTGCCTAATTCACCCAACCGTCTTATCCAGTCCGGGGCGTGCCCAACCGGCTGGGTGATTACTGCCAGATCGGGAATAGCCGGCAGCTGTTCGAGGCTGGAGTAAACTGGCACGGCGGCAAGTGAGCTAACGCCCTGCATTAGCGGCATCACCGGCCCTTGGAAGGGCTCACTGAGCAGATTGCGCAAGATCCGCCGATCGAGATCGCCACCTTCGCCGATCAGCACTACAGAGCGTGGCTGAAACAGCGCCTCAAGATTGCGTACCGTCATAGTTTTAAGATTCCGTAGTCGGAGAAACTTTTATGAGCCTTTTTAGCAAGCAATACCAAGCTGACGTAGCACATATTGCCACTCTTTATCAGGTTGTGCGGTTATCCGGATCGGCTGCGCATCCTCAGGATGCGGCAAGCATATCTCCGTTGCCATCAGCATCAGCCTCCAGACACCAAAAAGCTCGCGGAAGAGTGAGTTGTGGGCACTATCACCGTGTGTAGTGTCGCCAATGATGGGGTGGCTAAGCGACTTCAGATGGCGGCGCAACTGATGCCGTCTGCCACTGCGAGGCCATAGATCGATACAGGTATAACGAGCCGTCGAGTAGCGGGAGACCGGCGTAGGCAATTCAGCCCAAGCCAGGGGTTTAAACTCAGTGACCGCCGGCTGAGGATCGCCCCCCTCACCACGCCGCCCCCTGCCAAGTGGCTTATCGACACGACCGCCCTGCTCTATCCAACCACGGACAACGGCGCGGTATCGTTTAACAACCCTCTGCTCGCGAAACGCCGCGGCGATTTTGCCCGCCGCGTCAGGATCGAGAGCGAAGAGCAAAACCCCGGCAGTCGCCCGGTCTAAACGGTGAACTGGGTAGACCCACTGCCCGGCTAGCTGATCACGCACCAGTTGAACAGCTGCAACCCGATCACGGTCAATACCAGTCCTATGGACTAACAAATTATTTGGCTTATAGACCGCCACCATACGCTCATCCTTATAGAGGACTTGGAGCCTATGGCTATCGGTGATCACTGACTGGCAACCCAAAACTTAGCCCTGTCTTTTATACTAGCGTACAGGATAGTATCAGCATAACAAAAACCGCTTTTGGCTATAACCACAAATTATGTCAACTAGTCCGGCTGCAGTGCCAGTACATAACCGCACCGCCATTTTTGCCTACGCCATGCTTGGCCTACCGCCGGCAATCTGCCTGCCGGCATTTTACCTATACTTGGCGCCCCCTTTAATCGACACACCGCAGGTTTCAATACTATTCGTAGGGATAATTATCGCCATCCTGCGCATCGTCGATACAGTTACACCACTATTCTTTGGTTACTGGAGTGATCGTAACTCAATCCCCGCAGGGAGGCGAAAGCTCGGCTGGTTTTGCGGAGCAACGCTGATGATTATAGGACTTGCGGTGCCACTATTGATTGACGATCAATGGGGCAAGGCTCAGCTATTAGTTAGTGGCTGCGCTCTCACTTTTGGCTTGTCAATAATGCGCGTCAGTCAATTAGCTTGGCCTGCGGAACTGTCAGGTTATTATCATCAGCGCAGCAGATTTTATTTCGCCGGACAGACAACACTTACGATAGGGCTAATAGTTGGCTTGGCATTGCCATTTTTGGCTACGCAATCCGGAGTCCTAACCCAAGGGGTAGACCAAGCAATCTTTTGGTCTATAGTTTTGCTCAGCCTAGTCGCTAGCTTAATGATGCTAATCTACCTACCCGATCCTGGCTCAGCACCTGCACCGGAAAGATTTATGCAATCTTTTCGTAGGATCCGCGTCAGCCCCTCATGGCGCCGTCTTCTGATCGCCCACTCACTTAACATCTTCGCCAATAGCTTGCCGGTAATTCTGATATTCCATATAAGCATGGAAGTTGTCGGAACCAGCAACATAATCCTGCCAGTTGTCTTTACATATCTTGCGGCGGCGCTTGTAGGCTTGCCGATAGGGCTGGCACTGGCGCGCCGTTGCGGCAAGCATCAGAGCTGGTCAGCAGCACTTATCTACACTGCCGCAGTGTTGATTTGGATCCCCCTGCTCGCCGAGGGGGATACCCTGGTCATGCTGATTCTGACTGCACTGATTGGCTTCACTGCGGGCATGGACTGGGCCCTATCGGCCGCTATCCAAGCTGATACGGTAGACTCTGAGTCATTGCGAAACGACACAGCGCGCGCTGGTTTTCAGTTCGGGCTATGGCTATTTGCTGGCCGGTGCGCATTGGCCGTTGCTATCCTGTTCGCCGTTGGGGTCCTTGCCATAACCGGTGGCAGTGCCGCCATAACACCCGGAGCAGATAAGGCCTCTAATGAGCTTATCCTGATAACGGCAGGGCTGGGATCTGCCTTTGCCAAGCTGATAGCGGTAACTCAGATCTGGAACCTGCCCCTGGATGCGACCAAGCACAAAGAGATCCAGGAAAAACTCCGCGAGCGTCGGCAAAGCGCAGCGGAATGAACCATCTACCGTTGCAGCGCACAACTCACGCCATAGCCTGAAAGGCTAGGCGGGAGTAGTTCATGCATCACCAACACCGAGCACTTGAGCCGAACGCTGAGCAGCAAAATCGAGCATTCGCCCGAGTGAATGTTGTGCTTTGGCCACCACTTGCGGGTCAACATGGACCTCTGGAGCCCCCTGCTCCAAAGCGCTAGCCAGATTAACCAGGCCGTTCATAGCCATCCATGGGCAATGGGCACAGGAGCGACAGCTGGCACTATGCCCGGCAGTAGGGGCCGCGATTAGCTCCTTGCCGGGGGCGAGCTGCTGCATCTTGTGGAAAATACCGGCATCCGTGGCAACGATCAGCTGCGGCGCACTGCTATTTTGAGCTGCCTTAAGGAGCTGGGTTGTCGAGCCGACGACATCGGCCTGCTCAATAACCGCACCAGGTGATTCAGGGTGCACCAACACCTCAGCTTGCGGGTAATATTTACGCAGTTCAGTCAGCTCAAGAGCCCGGAACTCTTCATGGACGATACAGCTGCCCTGCCAAAGCAACATATCAGCACCGGTCTCCCGCTGCACGTACTCACCAAGATAACGATCCGGAGCCCAGAGTATCTTTTCACCTGACTCATGCAGGTGGCGCACAACATCTACAGCGATACTAGAAGTGACCACCCAGTCTGCCCGCGCCTTAACCTGCGCTGAGGTATTGGCGTAGACAACCACCGTGCGCTCTGGATGCTGATCACAAAAGGCGGCGAACTGCTCAGCGGGACAGCCGATATCCAACGAACAGGTAGCCTCAAGAGTAGGCATCAAAACACGCTTATGCGGGGTTAGTATCTTAGCGGTCTCGCCCATAAACCTCACGCCCGCCACTACAACAGTAGAGGCGGTATGCTCGGCACCGAACCTAGCCATCTCTAGAGAGTCAGAGACACACCCCCCGGTCTGATCGGCCATGCGCTGTATCTCACCATCGGTATAATAGTGGGCCACCAGTACCGCATCCTTCTCTTGCAACAGCCTAGGAATACGCTCGCGCAGCTCAGCGCGCTGCTCCTCACTCAACTGCTCAGCGGCGGTATAAGCCTGGGACCGAAAATACCGCGGGACAAACGGTGTTTTAATAGGAGAATCTGACATTAGCGACCTGCCCAAATAAATCTACTATTCCCAATTGTAGCCGTTCTCCGCCAACATATCAGTAAGCTGAGCAAAGGCCTGAGCTACCAATGGATTGGGACCACTTACTCCGAGCTCTACCTCAAAGCCACAGCCCTGTGCAGATGCGCTGGGTAAACAGGATATGCGCAGCTGCGGATAGGCCCCTTGCAGTCTTTCCAGGAGGGGGATCAAATCCCCCTCACGCGCCCCGATAACGCGCATGGTCCGCTGTTCTACATGTCCCGGCTGCTGTATATGGACATAATAGGTATCCATAACCCACTCAATCATAGGCCAGGCCATGCTCGGAAAACCGGGCACAAAGTGGTGGTCTTTGATGCTGAATCCAGCAACCTTATTGACCGGATTGGGGATCATAGCCGCACCCTGGGGAAAATCAACCATGCGCAGACGTTGCTCATCGGCCCTATCGCCAAAATGGTGCTGCATAGCCTGCTGTGCATCTATATGGCGCTGCAGTGGCACTGCTAGTGCTTTAGCACAGCATTGACGGGTACGATCGTCGGGGGTAGCCCCAATTCCGCCAAAACTTAAGACAATATCATCAGTAGCGAAAGTCTGCTGCAGGGTTTGAGTGAGCAATGCCGGATCATCCCCGAGTATGCGCACCCAAGCCAACTCCAGGCCGCGCTTGGCAAGTATTTCTATCAGCGCCGGTAGATGTTGATCTTGCCGCCTGCCGGTCAACAACTCATCGCCGATAATCAATGCACCAATGCGCACGCCAGTAAGCCCCACCCTACTCCATAATCCTTGCTCTACCACGGCCCTGAGCAATCCGCTCGGCAGCACCTTCGTATATGCTCAGCAGCGCCGGCATAAGGAAGAGCACGATAGCGGTTGCCCCAGCCAAACCGAATGCTATTGCTACCGCCATTGGTATCAGGAATTGTGCTTGCACTGAAGTCTCCGCTAGCAGCGGCAACAACCCACCAATGGTAGTAAGTGAGGTGAGAATCATGGCCCGCAAGCGCTGACAAGACGCCTGCACTAGGGCCTCGTCGACGGCAACCCCACTGGCCCTGATCTGGCGATAGAAGATGGTCAGGATTATAGCATTATTGACAGTGATGCCAGTCAGACCAAACAACCCAAACAACGAGAGCAGGGTAAGATCTATCCCCATCAGCCAGTGCCCCGCTAAGGCCCCGACAATCCCGAATGGGATGACCGCCATTACCAATAATGGCCAGCCGTAGGAAGCAAACACCCAAGCTAACACCAAATAGATAAGCCCCAGGGCCAAAAAGAGACCACTTTGCATATCGCCCAGGGTCTCCTCCTGCATATCAGCCCGGCCACCAAAGGAACTTTCAACACCGTAATCGTGCTCGAGCTGCGGTAGCACATTAGCGCTCAGATCGCGCCGGATATCACCAGCATTACCCATCTGGTCATCGACATCTGCGGTAATGCTAACTACTAAATCGCCGTTAAAGTGGCGCACAACTTCAAAACCGCGCCTGGAATCAAGATCGACTACGCTCTCTAGGGGCACCAACCCACCATCAGGTAGCCTGATCTGGGTATCTAGCAGAGCAGCTAGATTATCGCGCTCGGTCTTCGGCCGGCGCAGCCGAACCTCAACCTCATCG
This Halorhodospira halochloris DNA region includes the following protein-coding sequences:
- a CDS encoding MFS transporter, which gives rise to MSTSPAAVPVHNRTAIFAYAMLGLPPAICLPAFYLYLAPPLIDTPQVSILFVGIIIAILRIVDTVTPLFFGYWSDRNSIPAGRRKLGWFCGATLMIIGLAVPLLIDDQWGKAQLLVSGCALTFGLSIMRVSQLAWPAELSGYYHQRSRFYFAGQTTLTIGLIVGLALPFLATQSGVLTQGVDQAIFWSIVLLSLVASLMMLIYLPDPGSAPAPERFMQSFRRIRVSPSWRRLLIAHSLNIFANSLPVILIFHISMEVVGTSNIILPVVFTYLAAALVGLPIGLALARRCGKHQSWSAALIYTAAVLIWIPLLAEGDTLVMLILTALIGFTAGMDWALSAAIQADTVDSESLRNDTARAGFQFGLWLFAGRCALAVAILFAVGVLAITGGSAAITPGADKASNELILITAGLGSAFAKLIAVTQIWNLPLDATKHKEIQEKLRERRQSAAE
- the nadA gene encoding quinolinate synthase NadA; this translates as MSDSPIKTPFVPRYFRSQAYTAAEQLSEEQRAELRERIPRLLQEKDAVLVAHYYTDGEIQRMADQTGGCVSDSLEMARFGAEHTASTVVVAGVRFMGETAKILTPHKRVLMPTLEATCSLDIGCPAEQFAAFCDQHPERTVVVYANTSAQVKARADWVVTSSIAVDVVRHLHESGEKILWAPDRYLGEYVQRETGADMLLWQGSCIVHEEFRALELTELRKYYPQAEVLVHPESPGAVIEQADVVGSTTQLLKAAQNSSAPQLIVATDAGIFHKMQQLAPGKELIAAPTAGHSASCRSCAHCPWMAMNGLVNLASALEQGAPEVHVDPQVVAKAQHSLGRMLDFAAQRSAQVLGVGDA
- a CDS encoding GNAT family N-acetyltransferase, which translates into the protein MTVRNLEALFQPRSVVLIGEGGDLDRRILRNLLSEPFQGPVMPLMQGVSSLAAVPVYSSLEQLPAIPDLAVITQPVGHAPDWIRRLGELGTRGVMVARSVSPDCSYERSKELEQALLEAARPYMIRVVGPGSSCLSVPHLGLHASTMPVTLEPGRAALVTKSSAMAGAALQWCAEHGAGLSHVIHIGGAVDVDLGDSFDYLATDHRARAVIVYLERVRRTRKFMSALRRLARMKPVIVLKPVEVGADEIDDFVYDAAFRRAGVVRVDDLEELFSAVEILETSRPPGRDGTLGIIGNSRSLGLLAGNALRRYDNSPQRISAESSDKLAGLARDPEASDNPLDLGGDAGASEYDKALDILGGDRQVSGILAIKSPGASDDGQEVAEVIVKHAKRLRKPLLAAWGNSAGESGKAFLEDKVPAFEYPEEAVRAFSRLLQYRRSQTLLMQTPPSVPEDFTPDYEQARLILSAALTAGRDQLNEYQTQRLLSAYGIPSVETRRASDPEQAAEVAEEFDQPVVLKLMSPEVELKSQVGGVVLDLEGGAAVYAQAQAMLERLHKVSGDNAAFDGFAVQPMSRRDGAFELTVGVRPGGQFGPVIYFGHGGTETEAIADWACGMPPLNMHLAREIMQRTRIYSMLKGSGLRGGDLDAIALTMIKLAQMVIDFGSVKSLDINPLWSTRQGVLAIDAGVEVRPHPGEAADYLPIRPYPQHLTEQIELRDGRQCQLRAVLPEDGPQLNAMVERTPPEQVRMRFFQALKTLPQEMSARLTQIDYDREMALVVTEPGVAGRAKMLGIVRISADPDLEGAEYDIMLDPGVAGLGLGKMLMRRIIKYARERGVGEIYGEVLRENEAMLRINQALGFVVEVSEDDPSLMHVRLPLS
- a CDS encoding pseudouridine synthase; the protein is MITDSHRLQVLYKDERMVAVYKPNNLLVHRTGIDRDRVAAVQLVRDQLAGQWVYPVHRLDRATAGVLLFALDPDAAGKIAAAFREQRVVKRYRAVVRGWIEQGGRVDKPLGRGRRGEGGDPQPAVTEFKPLAWAELPTPVSRYSTARYTCIDLWPRSGRRHQLRRHLKSLSHPIIGDTTHGDSAHNSLFRELFGVWRLMLMATEICLPHPEDAQPIRITAQPDKEWQYVLRQLGIAC
- a CDS encoding competence/damage-inducible protein A, which encodes MGLTGVRIGALIIGDELLTGRRQDQHLPALIEILAKRGLELAWVRILGDDPALLTQTLQQTFATDDIVLSFGGIGATPDDRTRQCCAKALAVPLQRHIDAQQAMQHHFGDRADEQRLRMVDFPQGAAMIPNPVNKVAGFSIKDHHFVPGFPSMAWPMIEWVMDTYYVHIQQPGHVEQRTMRVIGAREGDLIPLLERLQGAYPQLRISCLPSASAQGCGFEVELGVSGPNPLVAQAFAQLTDMLAENGYNWE